AGTAAAACAGGAAGATGAAAAAGAACCTGTAAGTATTGTAGGAATGCGCTTAGATGATGCTGTTAGCTTAATTAAAGGTCCTAAAGGCACAAAAGTAGTATTAACCGTTAAAAAAGTTGATGGTACAATTGAAGATATCGCAATTATTAGAGATGTTGTAGAGCTTGAAGAAACTTACGCAAAATCTGCAATTGTAGATAAAGATGAACAACGATTTGGGGTTATTAACCTTCCAAAGTTTTACTTTGATATGCAAAATTACAAAGAACGTAATGCTGCTAAAGATGTAAAAGAAGAAATTATTCGTCTTAAGAAAGAAGGTATGGAAGGTCTAGTTTTAGACTTACGTAACAATGGTGGTGGCTCATTACAAACTGTTGTAGATATTGCAGGTATGTTTATAGAAGAAGGACCTGTTGTACAAGTTAAAACAAAAGAAGCTGGCCAAGAAGTTCTAAAAGACAAAGACAAGAGCATTCTTTGGGATGGTCCTTTGGTAATTTTAGTAAATGAGTTGTCTGCATCTGCATCAGAGATTTTAGCTGCTGCAATGCAAGATTACAAACGCGCTATTATTATTGGAAGTAAGCAAACATATGGTAAGGGTACAGTACAAAATGTAATGGATTTAAACCGTTGGTTACGCCAAAACGAATATGGAGATATGGGTGCTTTAAAAGTAACAACTCAAAAGTTTTATAGAGTTAATGGAGGATCAACACAATTAGAAGGAGTAAAGAGTGATGTTGTAGTTGTAGATCGTTATAGCTTTATAGATATAGGAGAAAAAGATTTAGAAAATCCGCTACCTTGGGATAAGATAGACTCTGCAGATTATACACCTTGGGAAGGTTATATAGATTTTGAAGAAACAATTTCAAGCAGTAAAGATCGTATGGCTGCAAACGAGCAGTTAAAGCTAATTGAAGAAAATGCTAAATGGGTAAGTGCCCAACGTGAAGACAATGAGTTTTCTTTAAATTATTCAACATATAAAGCTGAGGTAGAAAAAGATGAAGCTGAAGCTAAAAAATACGATGCTATTTCTAAATACAAATCAGATCTTACGTATAAGTCTTTACCTTACGAAGAAGAGTTATTTGTAAATGATACAATACTTAAGGAAAAGCGCTCAAGATGGCACGAAAACTTAAGCAAGGATGTTTATATGGAAGAAGCAATAAGCGTTCTTAAAGATTTAAAGCTTAATAACATTAAGCGCAGTAAAGTAGCAAACATTAAGAACTAATAAATAGAATGGCAAACGCCAATTCATTATCTCAACTCGCGCTCCAAAAATTTAAAAAAAACTTTTGGGGCGTTTTGAGTTTCTGGTTTGTTGTCTTGGGAGTATTACTTGCAATATTTGCTTATGCATTAGCACCAGATAATTCTCAAAATGCTAATCAACAACATATTTCAATTCACTCTAAGAAGCCAGGATTTAAGGCTACTATTCTTACCATACCATCAAAATTAGAGCAAGAACAATCTTTTTTGGATAAACTCTTATTTGGTAAGGAAGACAATTCTACAGAGTTACCTATTGTAGATTATAAGTTTGAGGGAGAATCAATAATTGTAACACCTTATACAGATGAAAGCATTAAAGGTTTGCCTAAAACCTATTCTTTTGCATCTTTTCCCAAAGGCTTAACTAAAACCGAAATCGAATCTCAATTTATAAATGAACAAACATTTTTATTAGGAACAGATAAGTATGGTAGAGATTTACTAAGCAGAATGCTAGTAGGTATTCGTATTTCACTATCTATTGGTTTTGTAGCAGTATTTATCTCGTTGTTAATAGGAATAAGTTTGGGAGCACTTGCAGGGTTTTACGGTGGTAAGATAGATGCAGCTATCATGTGGCTTATAAATGTAACGTGGTCTATACCTACTTTACTATTAGTAATAGCCATTACATTGGCTTTAGGTAAGGGATTTTGGCAAGTGTTTATTGCAGTAGGTTTAACTATGTGGGTAGAGGTTGCAAGAGTTGTTCGTGGCCAAGTAATGAGCGTAAAAAATATGCAATATGTAACTGCAGCACGTGCTTTAGGTTTTACAAATGGTAGAATAATTGTAAAACACATCTTACCAAATATTTTAGCACCAGTAATTGTAATCTCTGCAGCTAATTTTGCTGCTGCAATATTAATTGAAAGTGGTCTTAGTTTTTTAGGTATAGGAGCACAACCTCCAATGCCAAGTTGGGGAGCAATGATAAAAGACCATTACAGTTATATAATTTTAGGTAAAGCTTACCTGGCAATTATACCTGGCTTGGGTATAATGAGCTTAGTAATGGCATTTATGCTAATAGGTAACGCTCTTAGAGATGCGTTAGACGTTAAGAGTTAACTAAAAATTTTATGCCTTGAAAAATTGCTAAACCTAGCAATACGACACCTAAGAATCGAGATACTTTTTTTTGTACAGTTTTGGTGTCACCTTTAACTGTATTACTCCATTTAGAATAACCATAAAGGGTTAAGACTTTACCCAAATAAACGCCAATAAAAAACACTAACAAATCTAATGGAGATGAGTTAGAGGTAATCATTATAAGATGTTTATTTATAATACTGAATGCTACCAACCAATAAATCATCACTGGCGGATTTAACAACGATAGTACAAAACCTTTAAGGTACTTAGAGGTTCCCATGTCATACCAGTGGCTGCGGTCATCATTTTTTGAAGGCTTTTTAACCAGGAAATATATACCAGCTATAAAAAACAAAAGAATGATAGTAAGATGAAGCCACATATTACGCTCAAAGAATGAAGCTATCATCATATTAAAATTAAGTGCTAGCAACGCTAATAAAATTTCTCCAAAACCAGCACCAAGAGCAATTTTAAATGCTGTTTTTTCACCAGACTTAAGAGTGGTCTGTATTACAGAGATATTTACCGCACCTAAGGGAATTGCAGAAAGTATGGTGGCAAGAACACCTACAAACAGGTAAAGTATTATCATAACAGTTTCGTTGAAAAACGAATGGCAAACTTACATGAAAAAAGCCAATAACATTTTTAAAAAATGTTATTGGCTTAGTATTAAGTGCGTTATTTATACTCTTTAGTTTACAGAATCTTTGGCTTTTGTTTTCTTCTTACCAAAGAGACCACCTAAAATATCTTTTGCTGCATCTTTTATCGCATCCTCATTAGTTTTAGGTGTACCTGCTTTAACACTATCTTGTTGTACTGTGGTACTATCCTTAGGCTTATTACCACCTAAAATATTTCCTAAAAGGTCTTTTCCTTTATCCTTAAGATCATCTTTCTGCTTATCTATTATACGTTGTGTTAAACTGTTTACTGCAGCTTGTGTATTTAAGTTTACTTTAGGGCTATTAAATGTTCCTGTAAGTCCTATAGGTAAAGCAACTGTCATTGTTTCTCGTTCCTGTGCACTAAGCTTAGAAAGCAAGCCACTAACCTCACTACCCATATACTTAGCAGGGACATCTAAAGTAACATTATAATTCATATTTTGATCTAAACCGTGTGTGCCTCCAGCAGTTACTTTAATTCCTTTTATATTAAAATCGAATGGTTTTACTTGTATGTTTCCATTATCAAAAGTAAGGTAGGTTTCTAAGTTGTTTAGATTAAGATTGTCAAGATTTAAAAAGGCTACATTTTCAGACAACCGTGCTAACAATGGAGATTGTTCTGCATTTACTTTAGCGGTTAATACTTTTGCAAATGCATTTCCGGCAATGGTTTGTAATTGCGGCGTTAGGTCACCATTAAGATTACCATTTAATTTAATGTTTGTGTTTAAGGCGCCTTGTAAAGCTTTTGCAATTGGAGCTAAACCTTGAAGTAAATCTAAACCTTTAAATGATTGGTCTATGTCTATGGAGTTTAAATCCAAATCCATTGTAAATGTTGGTGTGTTTCCTTTTGTATTTACATTTCCATTTAAGGCAATGTTTCCTCCAAAAAGACTAGATTTTACATTGGTTAAAGATGCTTTTTCATCTTCAATAGCAATAGTTCCTGTAGCATTAGATAACTCAATGTCATCATAAATTACTTTCTTAACATTAAAATTCATTGTTGCAGCTAAGAAATCTGGAATTTTAATTGCTTCATTGTTATTAGGAGTAGTAACTGTATTTTCTGAAGTTGTCTTGGTAGCGGCAGTATTGTCTTCAGCTACCATAAAATCACTAACCTTAAACGTATTTGAGTTTACATTAAAATTACCTTTTAGATCTTGCTTAGACATTAAAAAAGGAATAAGGTTTTGAATACTTCCTGTTGCCGAAATATCTGTTTGGCCACTTGTTGCAGCAAAGCTGTTTAAAGAAATATTTCCAGGTTTAAAGCTTACATCGGCATTAGCAACTTTCAATTCGTTAGGAATGTCTGGAGATTTATAGCTGAAGTTTTTTAAGCTTGCTGTACCATTACTTTTAATGTTCTGATATTGCTCACGCTCTACAGAATTCATATCAAAGATTGTGGTTAAGTCTGTAGTAAACCTTCCATTTAAATCTTGTTCAAGATTAAGAGGATAAACTTTCTCAATATTTGCTAAATCTAGAGAACCTTTAAGCGATAGGTTAACCAACATATTCTCAGTTAAATTTCTAAAGCTTCCTTTTGCGGCAAACACATCTTGATCTATCTTAAATGTTAGGTTACCTATGTTTATATAAGTGTCTTCAACAATACCAGTTTCATTTTTAATATCTGCATTTATTGTAATGTTGTTTACACGTTTAGGTAGCTCTGCATATTTAAATGAGGCATTGCTTGAGCGTATCTTTATGTCTAATGTAGGAATGTGTGTATCGTCTACAATACCTTTAATTTTTCCATCTACTATAAAATCTCCAGTTGTATCTACACCATCTAAGTTTTTAGAATAGGTTTTGGGTATAATAGCTAAGAAGTTTTTAAAGTCTGAAGATGGTGTTTTAAAGGTAATGTCAATATCATTGTTATCTTCATTTACCTGTACAAACCCATTAAATGTTAATGGGAGTTCATTAATTTTTGCTTCATTTTCTAAAAACGTATACTTCTGTTTGTCTAGGTCTAGCTCAAAATTAGCATCTAATGTAATGGTATGGTCTTCTAGATAGTTTACGCCATCTAAATCTAAAGAGACCAAAGCATTAGTCTGTGTTTCTAAAGTAGATTTAGACACAGATAAATCTCCGTTACCTACGTGATTTACATCTTTTAGCTTGAAAAATGTTTTGGTAGATTCATCTAAATAATTAATTCGAGAATCTTTTATCTCATAATGAGATAAATCAAAAGTAAAACCTGAACTTGTTGTATCTGTAGGCGTTTCAATAGTTTGGGGTTGCTCTTTTGCTATATCATAGTTGGCATTACCTAAAGAATCTACTTTAATATTAATGTATGCTTTCTCCAGATTAAGCTCATCTACTTTAATTTGTTCATTCTCCTTTTTTAAAAGTTGCTTTATACCCATTTGTAACTCTAAGCGCTCACCACTTGCTAAGGTGTCGCCTTTAAAAGGATCGTTATTTACTACGCTAAAGTCTTTAATAACAACGGTAGCATCTGGAAAAGAGCTAAACAAAGTTAAATCTAGGTCGCGCCACTCCACTTGAGCATTTACGTTATTATTTATAGTCTTCTTGATAAGTTTTTCTATAGTGCCTTTAAAAAGAAAAGGTGCTGCAATTAATCCTATGACTAGGATTAGAACAAAAATCCCGAATATTTTAAGTATTTTTTTCATATAAATGGTCTAATATTTTAGACTGCTTTTTTTAATTAAATTTCTAACTCTTTTGTAGGTGTTAAGTTAAAGTACTTACGCATTGCAAAGACGGCTGCATAAAGCAAAGGTGTATCTAAAGCAGCAATTAATACTTTAAATAAAAATCCGCTAATTAGTAATTCTGTGAAAATATCCCAAGGCAAAATCTCGAAAGAACATAACAAGAATAGCACACTAAACGTATCTACAAATTGAGATAAGAACGTTGAAAAGTTATTTCGCAACCAAAGGTGTTTTCCTTTAGTAAGGCGCTTCCAAAAATGGAAGATCTGTATATCAATATATTGCGCCAATAAGTATGCCATCATCGAGGCAAAAACAGCTATTGCAGAGTTTCCGAATACTTTTAAGAATAATTTATCATTTATAGGCGAATCTGTCAGTGCTGGTACACTGGCTGCCACCCAAATAATGAGTAATGAAAATACAGAAGCAAATATGCCAGTGGTCACTACTTGGTTAGCCCGCTTTTTTCCATAAATTTCTGATACAATATCTGTTATAAGAAATGTAATAGGATAGGGTAATATACCTACTGAAATCTTAAAGGTATAAATGCCAAAAAAGTCCCAAGAGAAAAACTTCTGAAATATTAGATTAGAAACCACCAAAGAAGTGATAAATAATGCTGCCAATATAAAATATATTCTCTGAGCTAATAAGCGTTGTGATAAAGATAATTCTGTCATTACCACAAAGGTAAATTTCAAAACCTCAAGGTTATATTAAAATTGTGTGAATAATGGAGGGCAACTGTTATAAAAAATCTGGTAATTTTAGGTTTGTTCTCTAAACTTGCATTGGTTGTAATTGGTATCTTCGCAATTTCATGGCATTACCAGAACAACATCTTGTATACTTGTCTTTGGGCAGTAATTTGGGCAATAGATTTGAGCACATGCAATACGCATTAGATGCTCTTTTTGAAACTGTTGGTCACGTTTTAAAAGTCTCGTCGGTATATGAAACACCAGCTTTTGGTTTTAAAGGAGATGCCTTTTTAAATATTGCGGTGTCTTTGCAAACTATATTGTCTCCTAAAGATTTAATGGCTGAAATACTCTCTATTGAAACACATTTAGGGCGCATAAGAACCAAAACTAAAGGTTTTGCATCTAGACCAATAGATATTGATATCCTCTTTTACGAAGATTTGGTAATAGAAACAGAATTGCTCACAGTGCCACATCCTCATATGGCCAATCGTAAATTTGTGTTACAGCCATTACTAGATATAGGTGCAGAAAAAGTACATCCTAAACTTAATAAAACAGTTACTACACTGTTTCAAGAATGTAATGACGACTCTGTTTTAGACAAGCAACCAAAATGGTTGAAAAACCCTAGTTTACAATTTAACTTCAAGGCATTTAATTATCTTGCTATCGAAGGTAATATTGGTGCTGGAAAGACAAGTTTAGCAACAAAAATTTCAGAAGACTTTAATGCTAAACTTATTTTAGAACGCTTTAAGGACAACCCTTTTCTACCAAAGTTTTATGAAGATAAAACACGTTATGCATTTCCTTTAGAGATGAGTTTTTTGGCAGATAGATATCAGCAATTAGCAGATGATATTGCTCAATATGATTTGTTTACAGATTTTATAGTTAGCGATTATGATGTTTTTAAATCTTTAATTTTTGCTCAAGTAACTTTACAGGAAGATGAGTATAAATTATACAGTAAGCTGTTTTATATGATGTATAAGGAATTGGCAAAGCCAGATGCTTACATATACCTTTACCAAAATACAGATCGTTTATTAGCAAATATAAAGGAACGTGGTCGTGAGTATGAACAAAGTATAGACGCTAATTATCTATTAAACATAAATAAGAGTTACTTAAACTTTATTAAAAGCCAACCTCAAATGAATGTTAAGGTAATTGACATATCAGAGCTTGACTTTGTAAATAACAGAGCAGATTATTTAAGAGTTTTACGTGAGATTTTGAGTACTACTCAAAGTGCGGTTTAATTATATTAATTTCCCCAAATTCGATTCCAAAGATTGCCTAAAACAGTCTTCATTTCTTCAGAGTTTCGTTGTGGCTCTTCAATGGTTAATCCATTTTTAGTTTCTACGAGTTTGTAAGAAAACGCAAAATTAAGAGTGTCTGCATAAATATCATAAGCACCAAAACGCAAATCGTTAAAGTAGAGTTGTTCTCCTTTTTTAGAAACAGCATACCAACCTTCAGAAATAGTTATTAAACGACTCAGTGCTTTTTTGTCTTCAACTTTATCTAATAGTTGATGCTGTTTAGGGACTTTAATAAAAGAAATAGACTGAGTGTCAAAGATTGAATAATCTGCTAATAGATAATGGTTGCTGGCATCTATATTAGCAGACCATAACAAACTATTAAACGGTGCTGGCCTAGTGTCTATCTTAGTGTAGTTAATATTTTGATTGTCAAGTGCAGTGGTGAACTTAAAGTAAGTAACACCTTTTAAAAGTAATGTAATTACTAGATAGCTAGAGCTTAATATTAAACCGAGTGTGTTAACACGCTTTCGTTTTTCTGAGGTTCTTGGCAGTCGCATTGCTAAAATTACACAGACTAAAAAGGGTAAAGTGTATAAAGGGTCTATCACAAATATATTCTGATAAGCTAACCTTAAATCGAAAGGCCAAAATAATTGTGTTCCCCAAGTTGTATGTGCATCTAAAAGTGGGTGTGTAACTAATCCCCAAAAAAATAACCAAGACCATTGTTGCCAAGTTGCCTCTTTGGTTTTGTAATAGAGTTTTGAAATTAACCAACCCAATAAAGGAGCCATACCAATACTAAATAATATGGAGTGACTTATACCACGATGTATTTCAATTGCAGTAATAGGATCTAAAAAGTTACCTGCTAATGTATCTAAATCTGGAATTGTACCTGCAATAGCACCCCAAAGCATAGCTTTGTTTCCTACTTTCTTACCAAGAACAGCTTCGCCTACAGCGGCACCTAAAACAATTTGGGTTAAACTATCCATTTATGAGTCTATAATCTGCATTTTCTTTAATAAGAACGAGGCATTCATGTTTTGACAAATTCCGTTTTTTAAGGTGTAATCAAAATGCAACTCGTTATCTTTAATTTCTGCGTCGAAATAGTAATTATGTACTTCGGGTAAGTTATTGGCAACCTCACATAGACTTAAGTCGTGTGTAGCAATTATACCTGTGGAGTTTGTGCCATTTAATTTTTCAATAAACTTTTTAGAACCTATGGCTTTGTCTGTTGAGTTTGTTCCTTTTAAGATTTCATCTAAAATTATGAAATAATCATCCTTAGCAATTTCATCTACAATAAACTTAAGACGTTTTAATTCTGAAAAGAAGTATGAGGCATCATCACTAAGTGAGTCTGTAGTTCTCATACTCGTAATAAGCTTAATAGGATTGTAGGTGCAGGTTTTTGCACAAACAGGTAAACCACAGTTAGCCATAACAACCATAAGAGATACGGTTCTTAAAAATGTACTTTTTCCGGCCATATTTGCACCTGTAATGATAAAGAAATGACCGTTTTCTATATGAAACGAATTCTTTACAGCCACCTCACTAGCCATTAATGGGTGCGCAGCATCTTCTACATTAAATACAGAAGGTTGCTCTGTTATTTTTGGGAAAGTAAACTCTTTATGGTTAAAGCTAAAATTACCTAGGCTGTTGTAAGCATCAAACACAGCAACAACCTCAAACCAATCTGAAACTTGGTGTTTGTGGGCTTTTATCCATTGCTCAATTTTGTAAGATTGAAAATTATCCCATTGTAAAAAGCCGTTGCCAAAAATGCCAAAAAGCATATTGTTACGTTGGTCTAAAGCACTTAATAGTTTTGAGAAACGAGATAATACTAGTGATGCTTGCTCTTTCTCGGTTACTATTTTAGCTTTTTGTTCTTTTAAAAATTCAGAAGAAAATTCTGTAGCTTCAATTTGCTGAATAAGTTGATAGTATTGCTCAAATAAGCCTTGTATCTTAGAAGTGTGAGAAGAAAGCAGGTTTACTTTCTTTACAAATAATCCTGTTATTGCTAAACCAACAAAGAACCAAAAGCCTACAAGATAAACTGAAACAATATCAAAAAAATAAAGCGCAATTAAAGTAATTGAGATTCCGCTAAAAACAAATGGTAGCCAAGTAAACAATTTTGGGATTGCGGGTTTGTAGTTTGCAAGCCATGTCTTTACAGTTTGTGTGGTAATTTCAGTCTTTACCAAGCTTGCGGTTGCAGAAAAGTTTTGGCGCCATTCTGGTTTTTCAGCAAGTTCTTTTATAGCTTCTTGTTTTATTGAGATTCTATGTGTCTCGTTAGCTTTAAGATACTCTGCTAACTTGCGTGCTCCTTCTGTTAACGCAGCTCTGTTTAAATATTGAAAAAACGATTGTGGTCCAAATAAATCTATATCGTGACTATAATGGTGAGCAGGATCTATATATTCTGAACCGTTTGGAAGCTTAGAGTAATTACGGTTAAGTACTTCTAATTCAATTTCATTTAAAGCCACTAATTGTCTTAGCTTGTCGCGTTTTGCCTGTAAATTTGAGTGACGCGACACCAAAAATAAAAACACAGCTATAATCACAAAAATGCTTAATAAAATAGCTTGAGTGTTTGGGTAAGACGCATATACTACATAGGCGCCAACTATAAATACAGCGAGTCTTAACATACTAGACCATAAAAGCTTGGTCTTTAATTGAGATAAGGCTGAGTTATGGGTCTCTAATTGACCTTTGTAAAATTTTTTAGCTTCTTGCATAGCTGCAAAAGTAAGGAATTGAAAGCTCAAAACTCACCTAATTAAATCTGCTGAATAGGGTTTTAAGAATCTAGATTGTTAAGCGATTCTTTTTGTTTTTTTGTGAGGTTGGCTACAACTAAATCGTAACTGTAATCTATTAGAGTAATGAGACGTTTTGCAGGGACATTGCTATTAACATTTACACTGTTCCAGTGCTTTTTGCTCATATGGTAAGCTCCGTAAATATCATCAGGAAACTCATCTCTCAACTCTAAAGCTTTATCTGGTTCGCACTTTAAATTTATAAATTGATTTCCAGACTCCCATTTTTCTAAACCTACTAACGCAAACATTTTATTCATCACTTTAAATACAAGCGTATGCTCATCAAAAGGAAACTCTGCGGTGGTTCCTTTTTTAGATAGACAATAGTTTTGTAGCGCTTCAATATTCATAACTAATAGGTTGTAATTAAGTTATTTAATTGAGAGGCTTCTTGTGATGTAATTTGCGCTTTGGGTAAATGCAAGACTTCATTTTTAGAAGTTCTTAATGCATAGTGTGTTTCATTTTGCTGAACACTTTTAAAAAATTGGTGTTCTAATTCTGAAACAGCATCATCTTCTTGTAAAATAATTTTGTCTGGTGTTATTTGAAATTGAAAGGTATACCCTTCAAACAAACGTGGTTTTAAAAACGGAATTATAATAGGTTTTAAGGTATAATAAATACCGAAAACTAAAGTGAAACCAGATAACGATTGTATGAAGCTAGACTCTACAAAATAGTAATTGTACAAACTTAGCGCTATAATAAAGAGACCACCAAAACGTCTCATAATCTTAAGGTATGGCTTGCCTACTTTATAATAGTTGTTTCTATAAATTGAAATACGTTCTGCTTTAGTAAGTGTAATGGTGCTCATTAATGTAGTTTTTTAATGTCTCCTTTTTCGCCATCTATAGCTAATGCAGAGTAATCTAATTTCCAACCTATAGTTTCAGCTAAGCTTTCCATTAATAAGATGCTATTTAAGGCTTCTTTCTTGGCTTGCTCTAACAATCCACTTTCTGGAACTTTATCAATTATATGTTGTTTGGCCTCGCGGTTCATTTCTGTGAGATCGTGGCTTGTAAAAGGGTTTGCCCAACCTTCACGCTTGTCGTAAAATTTCACATCACTATCTATAGTTAAAATTTCAGGTTGTGGAAAGTTTGAAATTTTAACCAGTTTTTGTTCTGGATCGCTTGTAAGTTCAATCTTATTTAAATCGAACCCAACGTGTGCCTTTGCATTAATAAGTATAATTGCTTTTTTTCTGCCAATAAAGTAATCTACCCATTTGTCTTTTAGGCTTTTGTAATGGTAAATTTCGGCAAAATCACCTTCTACAGTTACCAATTTACAAACACGCTTCATCTTCTCTAAAAGTACAACGCTTTGTGTGTCTGTACGTTTACGAGAATTGCGTTTAGAAAATGCATTAAAAATAAAATAGGCGACAATTGCGCCACCAGCTAAACCGAGGAAAAGTAACTCCATAGACTACAAAGTTAGTAGTTTTTTAAATATCATGGCAGTATCTATAAGCTTC
This region of Croceibacter atlanticus HTCC2559 genomic DNA includes:
- a CDS encoding MutS-related protein; this encodes MQEAKKFYKGQLETHNSALSQLKTKLLWSSMLRLAVFIVGAYVVYASYPNTQAILLSIFVIIAVFLFLVSRHSNLQAKRDKLRQLVALNEIELEVLNRNYSKLPNGSEYIDPAHHYSHDIDLFGPQSFFQYLNRAALTEGARKLAEYLKANETHRISIKQEAIKELAEKPEWRQNFSATASLVKTEITTQTVKTWLANYKPAIPKLFTWLPFVFSGISITLIALYFFDIVSVYLVGFWFFVGLAITGLFVKKVNLLSSHTSKIQGLFEQYYQLIQQIEATEFSSEFLKEQKAKIVTEKEQASLVLSRFSKLLSALDQRNNMLFGIFGNGFLQWDNFQSYKIEQWIKAHKHQVSDWFEVVAVFDAYNSLGNFSFNHKEFTFPKITEQPSVFNVEDAAHPLMASEVAVKNSFHIENGHFFIITGANMAGKSTFLRTVSLMVVMANCGLPVCAKTCTYNPIKLITSMRTTDSLSDDASYFFSELKRLKFIVDEIAKDDYFIILDEILKGTNSTDKAIGSKKFIEKLNGTNSTGIIATHDLSLCEVANNLPEVHNYYFDAEIKDNELHFDYTLKNGICQNMNASFLLKKMQIIDS
- a CDS encoding MmcQ/YjbR family DNA-binding protein, with the protein product MNIEALQNYCLSKKGTTAEFPFDEHTLVFKVMNKMFALVGLEKWESGNQFINLKCEPDKALELRDEFPDDIYGAYHMSKKHWNSVNVNSNVPAKRLITLIDYSYDLVVANLTKKQKESLNNLDS
- a CDS encoding YcxB family protein codes for the protein MSTITLTKAERISIYRNNYYKVGKPYLKIMRRFGGLFIIALSLYNYYFVESSFIQSLSGFTLVFGIYYTLKPIIIPFLKPRLFEGYTFQFQITPDKIILQEDDAVSELEHQFFKSVQQNETHYALRTSKNEVLHLPKAQITSQEASQLNNLITTY
- a CDS encoding DUF4230 domain-containing protein, with translation MELLFLGLAGGAIVAYFIFNAFSKRNSRKRTDTQSVVLLEKMKRVCKLVTVEGDFAEIYHYKSLKDKWVDYFIGRKKAIILINAKAHVGFDLNKIELTSDPEQKLVKISNFPQPEILTIDSDVKFYDKREGWANPFTSHDLTEMNREAKQHIIDKVPESGLLEQAKKEALNSILLMESLAETIGWKLDYSALAIDGEKGDIKKLH